In a single window of the Tellurirhabdus bombi genome:
- the mutY gene encoding A/G-specific adenine glycosylase produces the protein MDWQSDLDAAATTFADLLAGWYEHHKRDLPWRHTRDPYSIWLSEIILQQTRVAQGLPYYERFVKAYPTVQDMAAAEEQELLRLWQGLGYYSRARNLHQTARQIVATRGGAFPDNYHDLLALRGIGTYTAAAIASFAFGERVAVVDGNVYRVLARIFGIEEDITTTNAKKTFSALANRLIQQAADPATHNQAMMEFGAIQCTPVAPNCLFCPFQQNCRAFLTGRQHLLPVKSKKQPVRERYFNYIVIQQIDAAGKLRIAMKQRLEKDVWQNLYDFALIETDEPVDAFRYLADDETSKEVLRHGFFSGVAEERTQLLSHQRIRAKFWRVTLRPDSKMSLIGGLKFYELAEIEQLPKPILIADYLK, from the coding sequence TTGGACTGGCAATCAGACCTTGACGCAGCTGCAACGACTTTCGCCGACCTTTTAGCGGGCTGGTATGAACACCATAAACGAGACCTTCCCTGGCGCCATACGCGCGATCCTTATTCCATCTGGTTATCCGAAATTATTCTGCAACAAACCCGCGTAGCACAGGGCTTGCCTTACTACGAACGGTTCGTTAAAGCCTACCCGACCGTGCAGGATATGGCCGCCGCCGAAGAGCAGGAACTGCTGCGGCTCTGGCAAGGCCTCGGCTACTATTCCCGCGCCCGGAATCTGCACCAGACGGCCCGGCAGATTGTGGCTACGCGAGGAGGAGCGTTTCCCGATAACTACCACGATTTGTTGGCGTTACGTGGAATCGGGACGTATACCGCTGCGGCGATTGCTTCCTTTGCTTTTGGGGAGCGAGTGGCCGTTGTTGATGGCAATGTTTACCGGGTATTAGCCCGAATTTTTGGTATTGAAGAAGACATTACGACGACCAATGCTAAAAAAACCTTCTCGGCACTGGCCAATCGTCTGATTCAACAGGCGGCAGATCCGGCAACGCATAACCAGGCCATGATGGAGTTTGGTGCCATCCAGTGCACGCCTGTCGCGCCGAATTGTTTGTTCTGTCCATTTCAGCAAAATTGTCGGGCCTTTTTGACTGGCCGCCAGCATTTGTTGCCCGTAAAAAGCAAGAAACAGCCCGTTCGGGAACGCTATTTCAATTACATCGTTATTCAGCAGATTGATGCGGCGGGCAAGTTGCGGATCGCGATGAAGCAACGCCTTGAAAAAGATGTCTGGCAAAATCTGTATGATTTTGCGCTGATTGAAACGGATGAGCCTGTCGATGCTTTCCGTTACTTAGCGGATGACGAGACGTCAAAGGAAGTGCTGAGACACGGCTTCTTCAGTGGCGTTGCAGAAGAGCGTACCCAACTTTTATCGCATCAGCGCATCCGGGCAAAGTTCTGGCGGGTGACACTTCGACCGGATAGTAAGATGTCGTTAATAGGAGGGTTAAAATTCTACGAACTCGCTGAAATTGAGCAGTTACCGAAGCCAATATTAATTGCTGACTATTTGAAATAG
- a CDS encoding tetratricopeptide repeat protein has product MNKSILLVIGVASLLTVGLYSLPKVVVSSQDRKLVSDRTTTQAAMPDSAASLPDSASMHQQPLNAAQQKELERFKKNFATATVNQKAPAGAELIEAYRKISRFDSAARIAEELATLAPTEANLLKAGDHYYEAYGFAADAKKASALGQKTREVYQKALDKNPALLTAKANMAMTYVTTETPMQGIMLLREVLEQDPTNELALFNMGLLSMRSSQWSKAAERFRAILTTHPDNSKAQFYLAISLSELGKKDEARQLLAQVKQTEKDPAIQQAIRELEKEL; this is encoded by the coding sequence ATGAACAAATCCATTCTTTTGGTTATTGGTGTTGCCTCGCTGCTAACGGTTGGACTGTATAGTCTACCTAAGGTAGTGGTGAGCAGCCAGGATCGGAAGTTGGTAAGCGACCGGACAACCACGCAAGCGGCTATGCCAGACTCTGCGGCCAGCTTGCCCGATAGTGCGTCCATGCACCAGCAACCGCTGAATGCGGCCCAACAGAAAGAGTTGGAACGCTTCAAAAAGAATTTTGCAACTGCCACCGTTAATCAGAAAGCACCAGCAGGTGCCGAATTAATTGAAGCCTACCGGAAGATTAGCCGCTTCGATAGTGCCGCCCGAATTGCCGAAGAACTGGCAACCCTGGCTCCCACCGAAGCGAACTTATTGAAAGCAGGTGACCATTATTACGAAGCCTACGGGTTTGCTGCCGATGCAAAAAAAGCATCGGCGCTAGGCCAGAAAACCCGGGAAGTTTATCAGAAAGCACTTGATAAAAATCCCGCTCTGCTGACCGCTAAGGCTAACATGGCAATGACCTATGTGACGACTGAAACGCCCATGCAGGGCATTATGCTGTTGCGGGAAGTTTTGGAACAGGATCCAACCAACGAATTGGCTCTGTTTAACATGGGGCTTCTGTCGATGAGATCGAGTCAATGGAGTAAGGCGGCGGAACGCTTCCGGGCCATTCTGACTACGCATCCTGACAATTCAAAAGCACAGTTTTATCTGGCTATCAGCCTGAGCGAGCTGGGTAAAAAAGACGAGGCGCGGCAACTGCTGGCACAGGTGAAACAAACAGAAAAAGATCCTGCCATCCAGCAAGCCATCCGCGAACTCGAAAAAGAACTGTAA
- a CDS encoding HU family DNA-binding protein, protein MTKADVIAEIAEKTGIDKADVQHTIETFFTVIKNNLAKDENIYVRGFGSFINKKRARKVARNISKNTAMVINEHYIPSFKPAKVFVEQVKTAVKRDEQVSA, encoded by the coding sequence GTGACGAAAGCAGACGTAATCGCAGAAATTGCCGAGAAGACAGGGATCGACAAGGCAGATGTTCAGCACACTATCGAAACGTTCTTCACCGTGATTAAAAATAATCTGGCGAAGGACGAGAACATCTACGTGAGAGGTTTCGGTAGTTTCATTAACAAAAAACGCGCACGGAAAGTGGCACGTAACATCTCCAAAAACACGGCGATGGTCATCAACGAGCATTACATTCCAAGCTTCAAGCCCGCCAAAGTATTTGTTGAGCAGGTAAAAACAGCGGTAAAACGCGACGAGCAAGTCTCGGCTTAA
- a CDS encoding single-stranded DNA-binding protein, translating into MAGSVNKVILVGNLGGDPEVRYLDGGSVVARFNIATNESYRNRSGELVEQTEWHRIELWENLAKIAEQYLKKGSQVYVEGRLRSETWQDKEGVQRTGVRIRATGMTLLGGRPGEGGGEASEAPQAQAVARPAAAAQPAPQPEAQRPAQQPVRREPDPVPSFDNAGGDDDLPF; encoded by the coding sequence ATGGCAGGAAGTGTGAACAAAGTGATCCTCGTCGGCAACTTAGGCGGAGACCCAGAAGTACGGTATCTAGACGGCGGCTCTGTAGTAGCCCGGTTCAATATTGCAACGAATGAATCGTACCGTAATCGCAGTGGTGAACTGGTTGAACAAACCGAATGGCATCGTATTGAGTTATGGGAGAATCTGGCAAAGATTGCCGAACAATATTTGAAAAAAGGCAGTCAGGTGTATGTGGAAGGTCGTCTTCGTTCAGAAACCTGGCAGGATAAAGAAGGCGTTCAGCGGACAGGAGTTCGGATTCGCGCAACGGGTATGACGTTGCTGGGAGGTCGTCCGGGTGAAGGCGGTGGTGAGGCTTCGGAAGCGCCACAGGCACAAGCAGTGGCTCGCCCGGCTGCGGCCGCGCAACCAGCTCCGCAGCCAGAAGCTCAACGTCCGGCTCAACAGCCAGTACGCCGCGAACCAGACCCGGTTCCGTCGTTTGACAATGCCGGTGGGGACGACGATCTACCGTTCTAA
- a CDS encoding Rne/Rng family ribonuclease: MSNELVISSTQKGDRIALLQDKRLLEYHVEESDSSFTVGDIYLGTVKKLVTGLNAAFVDIGYEKDAFLHYLDLGPNINSLNKFTKDVIAKRANTGRLNSFKLEPEIEKHGKIDKVLAKNAPILVQVVKEPISTKGPRLSCDISIAGRYLVLVPFASSVNISKKITDKTERTRLLRLMSSIKPQNFGVIVRTVAQGKSVEELDRDLTNSLEKWEKGIATLRDAKPRDRVIGEMNRASSILRDMLNESFDSIVVDTREMFDEIRTYIQEIAPDKEKIVKLHNGKTKVFEHLGLEKQIKSLFGRSVSLPGGGYLIIEHTEALHVIDVNSGNKSNSEEDQEATAVSVNKEAAKEIARQLRLRDMGGIIVIDFIDMKKPENKKMIFDVMREEMTTDRSKFTILPLTKFGLMQITRQRVRPEMNVVTREVCPSCGGTGTIQASILITDVIENNLEYILTKQNERGVIITMHPFLHAYYTKGFPSRRMNWYFKYKTWVTVVKDSSFGINEFKFYHKNGEEIEITAS; this comes from the coding sequence GTGAGTAACGAATTAGTGATTAGTTCGACTCAGAAAGGTGATCGGATAGCACTTTTGCAGGACAAAAGACTGCTGGAGTATCACGTTGAAGAGTCTGACAGCAGCTTCACCGTTGGCGATATTTACTTAGGAACTGTAAAGAAATTAGTGACGGGACTCAATGCTGCTTTTGTAGACATTGGGTATGAAAAGGATGCTTTTCTGCATTACCTCGACCTCGGCCCGAATATTAATTCGCTGAACAAATTCACCAAAGATGTTATCGCTAAACGGGCTAATACCGGCCGGCTTAATAGTTTCAAGCTGGAACCCGAAATTGAAAAACACGGGAAAATTGACAAGGTATTAGCTAAAAATGCACCGATTTTGGTGCAAGTAGTAAAAGAACCCATCTCGACCAAAGGACCACGACTGTCGTGCGACATTTCGATTGCGGGTCGGTATCTGGTACTAGTGCCCTTTGCCAGTTCGGTCAATATCTCCAAAAAAATTACAGATAAAACCGAACGGACTCGCCTTTTGCGTTTAATGTCGTCCATTAAACCGCAAAATTTTGGCGTTATTGTCCGTACTGTGGCCCAGGGCAAAAGTGTTGAAGAGCTTGACCGCGATTTGACCAACTCCCTCGAAAAGTGGGAAAAAGGAATTGCAACACTACGCGACGCAAAACCCCGCGACCGTGTGATTGGTGAGATGAACCGGGCTTCGTCCATCCTGCGTGACATGCTGAACGAGTCGTTCGACAGCATTGTCGTTGATACCCGCGAGATGTTCGATGAAATTAGAACGTACATCCAGGAAATTGCTCCGGATAAAGAAAAGATCGTTAAGCTGCATAATGGCAAAACGAAAGTATTCGAGCATTTGGGATTGGAAAAACAGATCAAGTCGCTGTTTGGCCGTTCGGTCAGTCTGCCAGGCGGAGGCTATCTGATTATTGAACACACCGAGGCGTTGCACGTCATTGACGTCAATAGCGGAAACAAGTCGAACTCCGAAGAAGACCAGGAGGCTACGGCCGTCAGTGTTAACAAGGAGGCGGCCAAAGAAATTGCCCGCCAGCTTCGGCTGCGCGATATGGGCGGTATCATTGTCATTGACTTCATTGACATGAAAAAGCCCGAAAATAAAAAGATGATTTTTGACGTGATGCGGGAAGAAATGACCACAGATCGCTCGAAATTCACGATTTTACCACTGACCAAGTTTGGCCTCATGCAGATTACGCGGCAACGCGTACGTCCTGAAATGAATGTTGTAACCCGCGAAGTCTGCCCATCCTGTGGCGGCACCGGCACCATTCAGGCCAGCATTCTGATTACCGATGTTATTGAAAATAACTTAGAGTATATTTTGACCAAGCAGAATGAACGGGGCGTGATCATTACTATGCATCCATTTCTGCACGCATATTATACGAAGGGCTTTCCTTCACGCCGCATGAACTGGTATTTCAAATACAAAACATGGGTAACAGTGGTAAAAGATAGCTCGTTTGGCATCAATGAATTTAAGTTCTACCATAAAAATGGTGAGGAAATTGAAATAACAGCGAGTTAA